In Agromyces sp. Leaf222, the genomic window TCACGGCGCGGTTTCGTGTTCGCACGATTTCTGGTCCTTTCCAGATGGGTGGATTTCCGAGTCTGTCGGCGGTGGCGGAGGATTCCGAGCGAAACCGGGGAACACGTAGGTGAACATCTTCTGAGCATTCGAGACCCATATAGATACAACTTCGAGGATGCCGTGGGGGCCGCCGTCACATTGCCGGAGGCGCATACGCGCCGCACGTATGATGGAGGTTCCGGCGTCCCGAGGTGCAAACCCGGCGCCCCACCCACCCCCTTGGAGACCACGTGAGCTTGATCGTGCAGAAGTTCGGCGGGTCGTCCGTCGCCGATGCGGAGAGCATCAAGCGCGTGGCCAAGCGCATCGTCGAGACCCGCAAGGCGGGCAACGACGTGGTGGTCGCCGTCTCCGCCATGGGCGACACGACCGACGAGCTGCTCGACCTCGCCGACGAGGTCTCGCCGCTCCCGGCGCCCCGTGAGCTCGACATGCTGCTCTCGGCGGGTGAGCGCATCTCGATGGCGCTGCTCGCGATGGCGATCAAGAGCATGGGCCACGAGGCGCGTTCGTTCACGGGCAGCCAGGCGGGCATGATCACGGATGCCACGCACGGCGCCGCACGCATCGTCGACGTCACCCCGGTGCGCCTCCGCGAGGCGCTCGACGAGGGTGCGGTCGTCATCGTCGCCGGCTTCCAGGGCTTCAGCCGGGAGTCGCGCGACATCACCACGCTCGGCCGCGGCGGCAGCGACACGACGGCCGTGGCCCTCGCCGCAGCGCTCGAGGCCGACGTCTGCGAGATCTACACCGACGTCGACGGCGTGTTCACCTCCGATCCGCGCATGGTCAAGCGGGCGCAGAAGCTCGACCGCGTGACCAGCGAAGAGATGCTCGAGCTCGCGGCATCCGGTGCCAAGGTGCTGCACATCCGCGCGGTCGAGTACGCCCGCCGCCACGGCGTGACCCTGCACGTGCGTTCGTCGTTCAACAACAACGAGGGGACGATCGTCTACGACCCCTCGCGTCTTCCCGAAGGAGCAGCTGTGGAAGAGTCCGTCATCGCCGGAGTCGCGGTCGACCTGTCCGAGGCCAAGATCACCGTCGTCGGGGTGCCCGACAAGCCGGGCGTCGCGGCGAAGATCTTCAAGATCGTCGCGAACACCAACGCGAACGTCGACGTCATCGT contains:
- a CDS encoding aspartate kinase: MSLIVQKFGGSSVADAESIKRVAKRIVETRKAGNDVVVAVSAMGDTTDELLDLADEVSPLPAPRELDMLLSAGERISMALLAMAIKSMGHEARSFTGSQAGMITDATHGAARIVDVTPVRLREALDEGAVVIVAGFQGFSRESRDITTLGRGGSDTTAVALAAALEADVCEIYTDVDGVFTSDPRMVKRAQKLDRVTSEEMLELAASGAKVLHIRAVEYARRHGVTLHVRSSFNNNEGTIVYDPSRLPEGAAVEESVIAGVAVDLSEAKITVVGVPDKPGVAAKIFKIVANTNANVDVIVQNVSAATTGRTDISFTLPKADGERALTALANAKDSIGFESLQYDDQIGKLSLVGNAMRSATGVSAKLFEALYEAGINIEMISTSEIRISVVTRADSVADAARAVHTAFGLDSDVDAVVHGGTGR